The proteins below come from a single Triticum aestivum cultivar Chinese Spring chromosome 5D, IWGSC CS RefSeq v2.1, whole genome shotgun sequence genomic window:
- the LOC123120460 gene encoding mitochondrial amidoxime reducing component 2-like has protein sequence MILDYLQRLYRNDAELWFRWDRQWVVVNAKGRALMQRVEPRMALVEVELPPPAFDEDWQPAPDSCLVIRAPGMDTVKVPLATEHATLDDVSIWEWSGSAYDEGAEAAEWLFAYFGKPSRLVRFKEESEIRPTNPEYAQGYKITFTDCFPFLISSQGSLDALNELLKEPVPINRFRPNILVDGCHPYAEDLWKTIKINKLTFDGVKLCDRCKSFSEKKHDTNR, from the exons ATGATACTGGACTACCTGCAGAGACTTTACAGAAACGACGCTGAGCTCT GGTTCAGGTGGGACCGGCAGTGGGTGGTGGTGAACGCCAAGGGCAGGGCCCTCATGCAGCGGGTGGAGCCCAGGATGGCGCTGGTGGAGGTGGAGTTGCCGCCGCCGGCCTTCGACGAGGACTGGCAGCCCGCCCCCGACTCCTGCTTGG TTATAAGAGCACCCGGGATGGACACAGTGAAGGTCCCTCTTGCTACGGAACACGCCACGCTTGACGACGTCTCCATCTGGGAGTGGTCTGGTTCTGCTTATGATGAAGGAGCTGAAGCAGCTGAATGGCTCTTCGCCTATTTCGGGAAGCCAAGTCGGCTCGTGCGGTTTAAAGAAG AGTCCGAAATCAGGCCGACTAATCCTGAGTATGCTCAAGGCTACAAGATCACCTTCACGGATTGCTTCCCGTTCCTGATATCATCCCAG GGCTCACTGGATGCACTAAATGAGCTTCTTAAAGAACCTGTACCAATCAATCGCTTCAGACCAAA TATTTTAGTGGATGGATGCCACCCGTACGCAGAGGATCTGTGGAAAACCATAAAGATAAACAAGCTAACATTTGATGGTGTGAAGTTATGCGACCGTTGCAAG TCATTTTCTGAAAAGAAACATGATACTAACAGATAG